A section of the Pedobacter sp. HDW13 genome encodes:
- a CDS encoding lysophospholipid acyltransferase family protein, giving the protein MLNKGLSYLGIFFLNMLSLLPLFVLYRLADFFYVLIFYVFGYRRKVVKENLINAFPEKSIAEIKGIEKKFYKFLASLFIEVIKMKSISKKELNKRVVFKNADLVEAYLKNNESVIFCSSHYGNYEWVCMAIGLNFSGEHYPIYKPLSSEAFDNWFIKMRSRFGNHMVSMRQTLRSIQATKNEATMFTFGSDQAPTREDSSYWTTFLNQESAIQLGVEKIAKKTNRPVFYLKINYLKRGYYEVDCVPICLNPATTVEFEITELHTRFLEDMIRDTPPYWLWSHRRWKYKREDSGPRAEVKGRNLEV; this is encoded by the coding sequence ATGCTTAATAAAGGATTATCCTACTTGGGTATATTTTTCCTTAATATGCTCTCCCTTTTGCCATTGTTTGTTTTATACAGGTTGGCCGACTTCTTTTATGTATTGATATTTTATGTTTTCGGTTATCGCCGCAAAGTGGTTAAAGAAAATTTAATCAATGCTTTCCCCGAAAAAAGTATTGCTGAAATTAAAGGTATAGAGAAAAAGTTCTACAAATTTTTAGCCTCGCTTTTTATTGAAGTAATTAAAATGAAAAGTATTTCTAAAAAGGAACTGAATAAGAGAGTTGTTTTTAAAAATGCTGATCTGGTGGAGGCCTATCTTAAAAACAACGAAAGTGTAATTTTCTGCTCATCGCATTACGGCAATTACGAGTGGGTTTGTATGGCCATTGGCCTAAACTTTTCGGGCGAGCATTATCCCATTTATAAACCATTGAGCAGTGAAGCTTTTGATAACTGGTTTATTAAAATGCGGAGCCGGTTTGGTAATCACATGGTTTCGATGCGCCAAACGTTAAGATCCATTCAGGCAACCAAAAATGAAGCCACCATGTTTACTTTCGGTAGCGACCAGGCACCTACAAGAGAGGATTCGAGTTATTGGACTACGTTTTTAAACCAGGAAAGCGCCATTCAATTGGGAGTTGAAAAGATTGCAAAAAAAACAAATAGGCCAGTTTTTTACCTCAAAATTAATTACCTGAAAAGAGGTTATTATGAAGTAGATTGTGTGCCAATATGTTTAAACCCTGCAACAACTGTTGAGTTTGAAATTACAGAACTTCATACCCGCTTCTTGGAAGATATGATAAGGGACACCCCGCCTTATTGGTTGTGGAGTCACCGCAGGTGGAAATATAAAAGGGAAGACAGTGGACCAAGAGCGGAAGTGAAAGGTCGGAATTTAGAAGTTTAA
- a CDS encoding serine hydrolase: MKTIKKILLIFIYAFFLSLFGLFVWRPYLLKVIKYRTPGAETYKIFPQELVHKSDSAFHFIRPTTQRNDLDTLHVLDGKNQSVTLKEYLKNGSINAFLVIRNDSVLYERYDKGYSDSTLTTIFSGAKSMISIMIGQALNEGKIRHLNDKVTDYIPELKTNRAFKQITLKNLIDMKSGLDFQDAVGGVLKAFFSDEAKYYYTDDVQAELMKVKLVNKPGTVWKYKSIDPILLGWVLKKATGQSVAEYFESHVWKKIGAEYNATWGLDRVNGITNTASRFQVTAIDWAKIGRLYLNKGKYNSQQLVPEDWVNQSVNIGTEKPASAKGWQQSAHHYLWWIPQAGENGDYAAEGMLGQRLYIDPKTNTIIVQFADHGAGNYPYRKISRYLSGLPFSYPKL; encoded by the coding sequence ATGAAAACCATCAAAAAAATACTCTTAATTTTCATTTACGCCTTTTTCTTATCCCTATTTGGGTTATTTGTTTGGCGCCCCTATCTGCTTAAAGTAATAAAATACCGTACCCCAGGTGCCGAAACTTATAAAATTTTTCCGCAGGAGCTTGTACATAAAAGCGATTCGGCTTTTCATTTTATCCGGCCCACAACTCAGCGGAACGACCTGGATACGCTCCATGTTTTAGATGGAAAAAACCAATCGGTTACCTTAAAAGAATACCTGAAAAATGGATCGATCAATGCTTTTTTGGTAATTCGAAATGATAGTGTTTTGTACGAAAGATACGATAAAGGTTATAGCGATAGCACACTAACCACCATTTTTTCGGGCGCAAAAAGCATGATTTCTATTATGATTGGCCAGGCCTTAAATGAAGGAAAAATTAGGCACTTAAACGATAAGGTAACAGATTACATACCGGAGTTAAAAACTAACCGAGCCTTTAAACAAATTACACTGAAAAATCTTATAGATATGAAATCCGGGCTGGATTTTCAGGATGCTGTGGGTGGTGTTTTAAAGGCTTTCTTTTCTGACGAAGCTAAATATTATTATACCGATGATGTACAGGCTGAGCTGATGAAGGTGAAGCTGGTGAATAAACCCGGTACGGTTTGGAAATACAAAAGCATCGACCCGATTTTATTGGGCTGGGTATTAAAGAAAGCAACTGGTCAATCGGTTGCCGAATATTTCGAATCTCATGTTTGGAAGAAGATAGGGGCTGAATATAACGCAACCTGGGGTTTGGATCGGGTAAATGGAATAACCAATACGGCCAGCCGTTTTCAGGTTACCGCCATCGATTGGGCTAAAATAGGCCGTTTGTATTTAAATAAGGGTAAGTATAACAGCCAGCAGTTGGTACCGGAAGATTGGGTAAACCAATCGGTAAATATTGGTACCGAAAAACCTGCTTCAGCAAAAGGCTGGCAGCAATCTGCCCATCATTACCTTTGGTGGATTCCGCAGGCTGGCGAAAACGGAGACTATGCCGCAGAAGGTATGCTTGGCCAGCGCTTGTATATCGATCCTAAAACGAACACTATAATTGTGCAGTTTGCCGATCATGGCGCAGGTAATTACCCTTATCGAAAAATAAGCCGGTATTTAAGTGGCTTGCCATTTAGCTACCCGAAGCTTTAA
- a CDS encoding type 1 glutamine amidotransferase domain-containing protein, with product MGRLSNRIIAVLSERGFEEVELTEPVKRLKEEGATVHIISSKSGKIKAWNHDHWSIEIDVDKTISEANADDYNGLLLPGGVINPDQLRVNADALAFVKSFFVGGKPVAAICHGPQTLINADVVQGRKMTSVKNISQDLINAGALWSDEEVVVDQGLVTSRTPEDLPAFNDKIVEEFAEGVHEGQHA from the coding sequence ATGGGACGATTAAGTAACCGCATTATTGCTGTTCTTTCAGAAAGGGGATTTGAAGAAGTAGAACTTACAGAACCAGTAAAAAGGTTAAAAGAAGAAGGCGCAACCGTTCACATCATCTCCTCAAAAAGCGGTAAAATAAAAGCCTGGAATCACGATCATTGGTCAATAGAAATTGATGTAGATAAAACTATTTCGGAAGCAAATGCGGATGATTATAACGGTTTACTTTTACCGGGCGGGGTAATTAATCCTGATCAGTTGCGTGTTAATGCCGATGCCCTCGCTTTTGTAAAGTCATTTTTTGTCGGTGGAAAACCTGTTGCCGCTATTTGTCATGGGCCACAAACGCTGATTAATGCAGATGTGGTTCAGGGGCGCAAAATGACTTCAGTTAAAAATATTTCGCAAGATCTAATCAATGCAGGTGCCTTATGGTCTGACGAGGAAGTTGTGGTAGACCAGGGTTTGGTTACGAGCCGCACGCCAGAAGACTTACCTGCATTTAACGATAAAATTGTAGAGGAATTTGCAGAGGGTGTTCACGAAGGCCAGCACGCCTAA
- a CDS encoding glycosyltransferase yields the protein MPKLTVITIVYNNVRDIERTLKSVLNQTYKKIEYIVIDGASTDGTLQVVEQYKNQVSKIVSEPDKGIYDAMNKGLAIATGDYVLFMNSGDELYDQHTVEDVFTSSPGRIFIMAKPKCIMITGKV from the coding sequence TTGCCAAAGTTAACTGTCATTACCATTGTGTACAATAACGTTCGTGATATTGAACGCACCTTAAAATCTGTTTTAAACCAGACTTATAAAAAAATAGAATATATCGTAATTGATGGTGCTTCAACTGATGGAACACTTCAGGTGGTTGAACAGTATAAGAACCAGGTTTCGAAAATCGTATCTGAGCCCGACAAGGGTATTTATGATGCCATGAACAAGGGCCTAGCAATTGCCACGGGTGATTACGTGCTATTTATGAACTCTGGCGATGAGCTATATGACCAGCATACAGTGGAGGACGTTTTTACCAGTTCGCCGGGGCGGATATTTATTATGGCGAAACCGAAATGTATAATGATAACTGGGAAAGTTTAG